Sequence from the uncultured Flavobacterium sp. genome:
ATGCGTTAAACCAAAACCAAGATTTTCGTAAATCAATACGTTTTCTACTCGTCTTTTATTTGTGGTAACTTCTATGCTTTTCAGGTTATTTTGATCAGCATAATTCATGATTTTTTTGATCAATTGTTTACCAACGCCTTGACCACGATATTTTTGATGGATAAAAAACTCCTGAATTTCGCCAACTAATCCGCAATGATGTAAAAGATTTTGAGTGTGAAAACTAATAAAACCTAAACCTTCGTTTTCATTTTCGGCAATTAGATAAACATTCTTTGGATTCGAAATGTTTTCATCGAATATTTGCTTGAAAACTTCAAAATCCAAAACTTCATTTTCGAGTTCGCAGATTGCTTTGTACACAAAATCTAAGTCTTGTTTTTCTACTTTTCTTATTTCAATTTTTGATTCCATTTAGAATTTATGCCTATTTTATAATTAGCTAATATCAGTCAATTTCAAAATTTTACCTTCTGAAATCTCAAAGACAGATTTTCCTTTCAAGTTTAATTCATCACCCTTTTTCATTCCGTTAGGAA
This genomic interval carries:
- a CDS encoding GNAT family N-acetyltransferase, which codes for MESKIEIRKVEKQDLDFVYKAICELENEVLDFEVFKQIFDENISNPKNVYLIAENENEGLGFISFHTQNLLHHCGLVGEIQEFFIHQKYRGQGVGKQLIKKIMNYADQNNLKSIEVTTNKRRVENVLIYENLGFGLTHNKFTIYK